A region from the Campylobacter subantarcticus LMG 24377 genome encodes:
- the sodB gene encoding superoxide dismutase [Fe] — translation MFELRKLPYEVDVFGDFLSAETFAYHHGKHHQTYVNNLNNLIKDTEFTGKDLVYIVQNSSGGIFNNAAQVYNHDFYFDCIKPKTCCGCGCSLSAEFKAAVEKDFGSMENLKEEFIKGATGVFGSGWFWLVYNTKNQTLELVATSNAATPITEGKVPLLVVDVWEHAYYVDHRNARPVYLEKFYAHINWEFVTKAYEWAIKEGMNSVSFYANELHPLN, via the coding sequence ATGTTTGAATTAAGAAAACTACCTTATGAAGTAGATGTTTTTGGAGATTTTTTAAGTGCAGAAACTTTTGCTTATCACCATGGTAAGCATCACCAAACTTATGTGAACAACCTAAACAATCTTATCAAAGATACTGAATTTACAGGAAAAGACTTAGTATACATTGTGCAAAACTCAAGCGGTGGAATTTTCAACAACGCTGCTCAAGTGTATAATCATGATTTTTATTTTGATTGCATTAAGCCAAAAACATGTTGTGGCTGTGGCTGTTCTTTGAGTGCTGAGTTTAAAGCAGCAGTAGAAAAAGACTTTGGCTCTATGGAAAATTTAAAAGAAGAATTTATCAAAGGTGCTACAGGGGTATTTGGTTCTGGTTGGTTTTGGCTAGTTTATAACACTAAAAATCAAACTCTAGAGCTAGTAGCTACAAGCAATGCTGCTACACCTATCACAGAAGGCAAAGTTCCACTTTTAGTAGTTGATGTATGGGAACACGCTTACTATGTAGATCATCGTAATGCACGTCCTGTATACTTAGAAAAATTTTATGCACACATTAACTGGGAATTTGTGACAAAGGCTTATGAATGGGCCATTAAAGAAGGTATGAACTCAGTAAGCTTTTATGCAAACGAATTACACCCGCTAAACTAA